The Paenibacillus sp. 481 DNA window TTTCGTGTTAGGAGTCAGGCCGGCAACGGTTGCGTTCGTAGCCGCAACGTTCTGCTCAGCGCCGTTGTAAGACAAGACGTATTCAGCAACTTGTTTGTCGTCAGTAGAAGCACCCCATGTTAACGATACAGAAGTATACGTTGTACCTGTAACCGTTAAGTTAGCTGGTACCGATGGTGCTTGATTGCCAGGGTTCGTACTGGAGCAAGGGCCCAAGTTCTCCCACACGCCACTTGTGCCTGGCTTCTCACCTTGTGTCCACCACTTTGCACGCCATTCTTGTCCGTTTTCGGACGCAGTGTGGCCGCCTGTATACACTTTTGCTGCACTCCACGCTGCGGAGCAGACTTTAGTTGCGGCATTCGCCACCGCAGGAGCAAATGAAATGGAACTTAATATTAAAGTGAAAATAAGAGAAAAGATAAACATTTTTTTAGTACCATTTTTCATGGCAACTGTACACAAACAAATCCTCTCCTTTGACTAGTTAAATTTCAATTTGAAACAGGAATTTAATTACTTTTATCACCTCCTTGCTTCTATTATAAATACAGTTTGATATAGAAATAGGGGTAATTTTCTATGATTAGGGGGAATTTTGTCTATCAGGAGCGAAAAATGTTGAAATAGAGCCAGTTGTCACCTAAAAGTTTTTTAAAATATTTTTTTGCATCTATTTCCATGCGGCGCTCGTATTAATAGATAAGTACGTTTTCTCTTTACCATTTTAAGGGGGTAACACAATGGGATTTCTCGATGGTTTATTAGGAAATGCATCAGAAGTTAATATTAATGAAGTAAATAAGGAATTCGGTAAGCTGCTTTCCAGCTCTGAACAGATTGAAAAAGCGTATCAGGTCATCCGCGACTTATTTATTTTTACAAATAAGCGTTTGATCTTGGTAGATAAACAAGGAATCACAGGTAAAAAGACAGAGTTCCTATCGATTCCATATAAGAGCATTACGTATTTCAGTGTTGAAACGGCGGGAAGCTTTGATTTGGATGCCGAATTGAAAATTTGGATCTCGGGATCTGCAACGCCAATTCAAAAGAAATTCAATAAGAACTTGAACATTTATTCAGTGCAAGGTGTGCTAGCCGATTATGTGTTGAAGTAGGTTATATGTGAAAAAAGACTACGCTCAAGGTTTCCCTTGTGCGTAGTCTTTTTGTGTTCTGTATTATGGCCAAGGCTGCTCGAACTTCACTCTATCTTCGTCACATAGCTCTGCTAAATGTTCCTTTAGGCCGTCATACCAGTCAGGCGCATCACTGATGACACTGTCCTGTAAACTGTACAGCACCCTCGCAAAGCCGTATAAGTTCGCAAAACGTGCAAAGCGCGGAAATTGATCGACAATCGATTCATCCAAGGGCCGAACGGAGCGGTAGCCCTGCAAAAAGGCTTCAAATAGTTCTCCTGTCTCGTCCTCTTCACGTAAATCTGACGTCGCGGACATAATGTCCATGCCGAACCAATGGTACATGGAATCATCAAAGTCGATAGCGTTAATGCGGGTGTCGCTCTCAGCCCAAAATATATTGTCTTGTTGAAAATCATAGTGAATGAGCCCGTATTGCTCTGATGAAACAGGCAATTCAGATAGCCACTGTGCGATGCGATCGCATTCGGTTCGCGCAGCCTGCTCTGAAGGATGCTGTTCTAAGATGGAACGGACAAATCGCAGGGAGTCCTGCCAGCTTCCGCGCTGCTCGTGCGCAGGGCGGTAGATTTGTGATAACTCATGAAGCGTCGCTAAGGATGCGCCCCACTTTACAGCGTGGAGTCCCACCATTTCATCAATATCGAGCTGCTCACCATCGGCTTCACTAAATGCGACAGCATAGTAAGTTCCGTTCGATGTATGCAGCGATTCGACGAGGTTACCCTGCTTAGATGGCAGCGGAGTAACACACGGGTAGTCGTTTGCCTGTAAATATTGCATAAACTGCAGTTCTGCACAAATGTGTTCATACGAACGATCCTGCTCATGTGCAAAGCGCAAAAAGCAGACGTGTTCATTTTGTTTGAATTGATACACGAAATTGGAGCTCGCACGCCAAAATTGCAGCGAGTCCTTGTCGTAATCCCAATGCTGGATAAGTTGCTTGGCTACGGCATTATCTTTGAGGCCGATCACCATAGTTTGTAAATTCATCATTCGTGTTTTTCCTCCTGCGCTTGGCGAGAGGAACGTGTTCTAGGAGAGAAGCGTCCCTCTCACCAGCATCATTTTATTAGAACGTCCGAGCATTTCATTAATTGTCAATTTAATCACTCCTTCCGAAATATAAAAAAAGGAAATAAGCCACTGTGATAGTTTACCTAAAATTAACCAATTTGTGAAGAGCGAATTGTTTATCCCTTCACGCCGCCAGCCGTTACACCCTCAATAATTTTCTTTTGCAACACGGCGTAAATAATAATAACCGGCACGATACTTATCGTAATTGCCGCTGTAAGCGCCCCGTAGTTCATATTGTACTGGTCGGCAAAGGCGACGACTGCAACGGGCAACGTGCGCAGCTTGTCGCTGGACAAGAATAAATTAGCCATAATGTACTCGTTCCAATGGCTAATAAAGTTCAAAATAAATACGGTGACGAGTGTTGGCAATGTTAGTGGAATAATGATGCGACCGAGAATACCGTAGGTCGACAAGCCGTCCATAATGCCCGCCTCTTCCAATTCTTGAGGAATGGATTTAAGGAAGGCGGCAACAACGAACACGGTTAATGGGATACCAAATGCCGTATAAGGAATAAGCAAGGCAAGCGGCGTGTTGTACATGCCCATATCTTTAATCATTAAATAGAGCGGTATGAGCAGTGACGCAGGAGGTATCAATAGTGACAGCAGCAATAGGCTGTACACGAGCTTGCTAAGTCGCGGGAACTTCATACGGGTGACCGCATAGGAAATAGCTGTCGCCAGCAAAATGGTAGCTACAGTTGAGATGACGCTAATGTATAAGCTATTAAAAAAGTACGTGCCGATAAAAGAATTCGATAACGCGTTCGTATAGTTATCAAAGCTGAACGATTGAGGCAAGCCCCAAGGGTTCAGGGATATTTCAGAGTTGTTCTTAAAGGAAGCGTTAATAATAAAGAACAGCGGATATAAGACAATGATGACATAAGGAATTAGGACGAGATGAGGGACAATACGTTTCATAGATACATTCATTAGTGTTCGACCTCCTTCGTCCTTTTGCTAATCAAATGAAAGATGCCCGCTAATATCGCAGTAAATATAGTAATGATGATGGCAATTGCATTCGCGTAGCCGAAGTCACCTAACTGGTATGCTTGCTTGTACATATAAGTGGCCATCACCTCGGAACTGCCGAAAGGTCCACCCTTCGTCATAATAAGGACGATGTCCAATGCTTTCATTGCACCTGTTATCGACAGGAGCATAACAACGATGATGACAGGACGGATGAGCGGAATCGTTAAATACCACGCTTTGCGCCAGCCTACAGCGCCGTCCATCTCACCAGCTTCCAGCATTTCTTTCGAAATGGCGAAGATAGCGGCCAACACAAGCACAATATAAAATCCAGTCCACTGCCATGCGTTCGTAATTAAAATAGACAACGTCGCCGTCGCCTTATCGCCGAGCCATATTTTTGCCCATGATTCAAGGCCAATCTCTCGCAGAAGCTGGTTAATCAAGCCCGCGTCTGGCGCATAAATGAACTGCCAGATGATTGCGATCGCTGCCGTAGACAGCACGCTCGGCAAGAAGACAGTGACTTTATAAAAGTCTAAAAAGCGACGCACGCCACTTACGAGTACCGATACAAGCACAATAATCGGAACTTGTATAAAGACGGAGAAGGCGACAAAATAAATATTATTTTTGAAGGCAATCCAGAACTTCTCGTCATCGAGTGCCTTCTGAAAGTTCTCTAGGCCGTTGTAGACAGGCTGAGTGATTCCGTTCCAACTGGTCACTGAATATTGCAGCGAGTTGAACAAAGGAACTAAGTAAAATGTGATGTATAACAGCATTGCGGGAACAACAAACAAAAAATACGCCGTATAGTTTTTATGAACTTTGTTCATAACCCATCTCCTATCTGCTATTTAGATGGATGGAGTCGGACGCCTTACGCCTATGCTCGCCATGCACCGTAGCTCGCTGCGCCCTAGCTCGCCATGCCTTCTAGCCCGCTGCGCGAGTGCCGTGCCCTTTAGATCGCTGCGCGAGTGCTACGTACGGCGTCCGAAACCGAACCATTCAACTATTTACTTGCCGGAATTGGCAGCCTCTTGTACTTGTTGCATACGCTCAGCTGCTTTCTCTGGCGTAATTTCGCCACCGATCAGCTCTTGCATCGTGGACTCTAACGTCACCTTAATCTTAGGTTGTACAAGGGAATCATAAGCTGGGAATGCTCCTTTAGCTGCCCCTTGTGCTTCACCAACGGATTTAACAAGCGCATTTGCGCCTTCAATGTTCGTAATATTTTTCATCGAAGGAATACGGCTCGTTTCAACAAGACCACGCTTCTGGTTTTCGATCGTGTAGAAATTTTTAATGAATGCTTTAACCGTTTCAAGCTCTTTATCTTTGACCGCAGCCGAGAAGCCGTAACCGTTCGACCAGCCGCCGTTTATGTAGCCATCTCCAGGGCCGCCTACGTCTGGGAAGCGGAAGAAGCCTGCATGATCTTTAACCGTAGATGTGTCGCCTACGAGAGCATTAATGGCCCAGCTTCCGTCGAACAACAACGCTGCTTTGCCCGTATAGAAGTTTGCTTGGCCTTGCGAATATTTCAAACCGAGTGCGTTCGGATCAATGTAGCCTTTTGTTTGCAGCTCTTGAAGTCGTTTGAACGCTTCAATTACAGCGGGATCAGTCCATTTTGTCTTGCCTGTTGCAAAGCCTTCTTGAATTTCAGGGCCGCCAAAACCGACTATTAAGCTGTTGACGAGCATGTTGACCGACCAGCCATCGCCGCCACCAGCACCAAGGGCAATCGGGATGATACCTTTAGCTTTGAATGTTTCCAACGCTTTGAGTAGCTCATCCCATGTCTTAGGAACTTGTACGCCTGCTTCGTCGAACACCTTTTTGTTATAGAAAAAGCCTTCAATAAAGCCCGACTCTGGCAAACCATACACTTTTCCATCGACTGTAAATTCTCTCAAGTCGAAGAAAGAGTCGGCAATGCCTACTTCTTTCAAAATATCATTCAGTGGCAGCAAACGACCTGCTGCCGCGTAGTTCTTCGTATCGGCACCGCCGAACAAGTTGAAAATAGGTGGCTGTGTGCCCGCGGACATCTCCGCTTTCAACTTCACGTCACGGTTGACTGTATCTTCTACACCATCTAATTCAAATTTAAGACCAGCGACATCCTGCTCCGTCTTTTTCACGACATCTTCGAGGATTTTCAGCGTTAATTTAGCCGTATCACGAACGTTAATGTGACGGATTGTCATACTGAAAGCTTCTTCTCCAGGCTTCTGTGCAGTTTCGGATTGTGGTGTTTTTGCCTCGCCAGCAGCTTTGTTATCAGCTGGTGTCGCCGCATCTTTTTGCCCACAGCCTGCCAGCGCAAAAGTAGCCAGAATCATCGTAGCGAGCAATAGCGTCATCGTTTTTTTCATTTTCAGCACCCCTATTCGTAATTTCATGTCATGAAGAAGCAAGGAAAAAGCGCTTACAAATTGACTTAAAAACGTTATAGTTCCGTCTCACCCCCCCAATAGCATAAAAAGTGTCGAGAGCTTCGATTATGGGCTTACTATATGGACTTATCTTAAGTTATGAGATTGAGATGTTTTTTAGTATAAGGAATACAGAAAGTGAAAGCGCTATCTTAAAGAGCTGGAATAAATGGATATCGAAAACATTTATTAGGTGCATAAGTCGTATTATGTATAAGAAAAGGGTTGTATAGCCAGCAATCCAAATAGGTTTATAGGTCGGACCTATTTCTAGCAACATGCAAGCAATTAAAGGCGTGATTTCATAAACAGAGGTGAGTAGAGCGAAAAAACAAAGCCAAATGTGAAAGTTTTTCGATTCTTTTTGCTTATCCTAATCCTTTTTTTAGGGAACTGTCAAGCAATTGACACGATAGAACTGCATTCATATGAATTCCTCTACATAATGTTGTAAAGAAACCCGTTATTCACCCAAACGAGCTTTTTTCCGTATGGATGTATGGTGATGGTTGGGCAGCAAATTTGAGGATGAACGGAAGGGGGAAGTGCTCTGAAACAACATGATCGTTATACCGTTGCGATAGTCGGTGCAGGGAGTGGAGGAATATCCGTTGCGGCTAGGCTTGTTCGGCAATGTAAGGAGCTGCGTGGAAAAGTCGTGCTTATTGATCCAGCAAGTCATCATTATTATCAACCCCTGTGGACATTGGTGGGGGCAGGTGTCGTTAACAAGCAACAGACGGAGCGGCCGCAGCAATCGCTTATCCCGCGAGGTGTAACTTGGCTGCAAGAAGCCGTGTACGAGTTCTATCCCGAGGAACGCTATGTTTTAACGGAAAAGGGAACACAGGTTCATTATGATTGCTTGGTCGTTGCAGCAGGTATTCAAGTCAATTGGGATCAAATAAAAGGCCTCCGGCAGGCTATCGGTCGGGACGGGGTGTGCAGCAACTATGCTTATGAACATGTGGACAGCACATGGAAAGCGATTCAGTCGTTCAAGGGCGGCAATGCGATATTCACCTTGCCGAACACGCCCGTTAAATGCGGCGGTGCGCCGCAAAAAATTATGTACTTAGCCGATGATCATTTCCGTAAAGCAGGCGTTCGGGATCGGTCAGACGTTATTTTTGCTTCGGCTGGAACGGCTATTTTTGCAGTAAAAAAATATGCGGATGCCTTGCAGCAAGTCATTGCACGGAAAAGCATCACGGCGCGCTACAGGCGCGATTTAGTCGAAATTCGTAAGGATACGAAGGAGGCTGTATTCGAACATCTCGATACGAAGGAACAGGAAATTATCCCGTACGATATGATTCATGTCGTGCCTCCGATGTCGGCACCCGACTTTATTAAACGCAGCCTATTGGCAGATGAGGCTGGCTGGGTTGATGTAGACAAGTTCACGTTACAGCATAAACGGTATCCAACCGTGTTCGCTTTAGGGGATTGCAGCAACTTGCCCACATCGAAGACTGGGGCAGCTATTCGCAAGCAGGCACCTGTTGTGGCCAACAACCTAGTAAGCTTCCTTGCAGGGAAACCGCTGCAAGGAAGCTACGATGGCTACACGTCCTGCCCGCTTGTAACAGGCTATAATCGGCTTGTACTCGCCGAATTCGATTATGACTTGGAGCCACGGGAGACGTTTCCGTTTAACCAAGCCAAAGAAAGATACAGCATGTACGTATTGAAGAAGCAGATGCTGCCCTTTATGTATTGGCATGGAATGCTGAAGGGGCGGCTGTAAGTAGTAATCGGACGCTGCCCCCACTTTTTATAAAAAGGAGTAAGGCCCATTATGTTTATACGAAGCTTCTATAACGACGGGTTGTCCCAGCTTTCTTATTTAGTCGGGTGTCAAAAGACGGGGGAAGCAATGGTTGTTGATCCGATCCGCGACGTCTACCCTTATCTTGAATTGGCGAAAGCGGAAGGGTTTACGATTACCGCTGTGGCGGAAACCCATATTCATGCCGACTACGTTTCTGGCGCTTTGGAGCTTGGGAAGGCGCACGGTGCAACCCTTTACTTATCTGATGAGGGTGACGAGAACTGGAAATATGGCTACGTGAAAGAAGTAAACCATCGGTTATTAAAAGATGGCGACCACTTTCAAATCGGCAACATTCATGTTGAGGTGTGGCACACACCGGGACATACGCCGGAAAGCCTCTCTTTTTTGCTGACCGATAAAGGTGGGGGAGCCAACGAGCCTATGGGCATCTTTACGGGCGACTTCGTGTTTGTGGGTGATGTCGGACGCCCTGATTTACTGGAAAAGGCGGTTGGATTAGTAGGCACAGCAGCCGTCGGAGCAAGTCAAATGTTCGCCTCGTTGCAGAAGTTTAAGCAACTGCCTGAATACTTACAAATATGGCCTGCGCATGGTGCGGGGAGCGCCTGTGGCAAGGCTTTGGGCGCCGTGCATTCTTCGACCATCGGCTATGAAAAGCGCTTTAACTGGGCCCTCTCTCATACGGAGGAGGAAGCTTTTATTGAAGCGCTACTTGAGGGGCAGTCTGAGCCACCTAGTTATTTTGCTCGTATGAAGCAAATAAACAAAGAGGGGCCAGGGCTTCTTTCAAGCTTGCCGGAGCTAAAAAACTGGGACACGGCCATTATGATGCTGCCTTACTTAATTGAAAACGGTGCAATCGTGCTTGATGCGCGCTCTGCCAGCCAATTTGCACAGGGTCACATCGTGGGCTCCTTTAATATTCCGTATCATCGCTCCTTAACTAACTGGGCAGGCTCCCTCCTCTCCCATGAGAGGGCCACTTATTTGTTGGTTGATCAAGAACATGTACTTCCTATCGTACGTCAATTACGAGCGGTAGGCATCGATCAAATTATCGGGTTTATCCATGCGGACTTGTTGCAGTCCACGCAAGATTATGGATTTACGCAGCAAACATATCGGGAAGTGAATCCGCAAGGGGAGGACATGATCGCCGATCGAATCGCGGCCAAGGAAGTATACGTGATTGATGTGCGATCGGAGCAGGAGTGGAGGGAAGGTCATCTTGCAGAAGCCCGCCATATTCCCCTTGGGCAGCTGACTAAGTATCTGGACATTCTACCTAAAGATAAGCAGCTGTTGTTCGTCTGCCGTTCAGGCGTACGCTCCGCGATTGCGACAAGTGTATTGCAAGCGCATGGCTTCTCCGAGGTGTCCAACTTATGCGGAGGATTGATGAGTTGGAGACAAGCCGGATTACCTTTCATTACAGAGTAGCTTCTTCACACCTCTTTACACGTTTCTGTAACCATAGTTTCTGTAACCATAGTTTCTTCAACTTCAGTTTCTCCAACCATAGAGTCACAAACAAGAGAGCCGTCCAAGCATCGCTTGCTACGATTTGTAGATACGGGGAACGGCTCTCCAGAACTATATTTCAAGATAGGGGCCGTCCCGTCTAGGATGTCCTCCTTGATCAGGGCCATAATCAGGCAGATGATAAGCCTCTTCTGCCGTCAATGCCCTGAAACGGGATACTTCCACGAGGTCATTACGAACAAAAAAGGCATTCACTCCTCGTGACTCTGTCCCAATTAAGGAGTAGCCCATTGTCCTTCCTAACTCCGCCAGTGAGCTAAGACTTGCTCCGAAATGCGACGTTCCGTCCCAAATAAATTGTGGATCGTATTGCACGACCATCTTCTTCGGAGGCAGGAACGAAGCGTTGTATTCGATGACGACAACACGAGGCCTATATTCTAACAAAGCGCCCCAGATCCAATAATCGTTGCCATCAATATCAATGGACAGCAAGTCAAACTTATAAGGAATATCCTTTGCTTCAAATAACTTATTAACACTTAGCACATCGACAAAATAATGTACCGGCCTTACCGAGCGGAACGCTGCAAAGTTGTGACACAATTGCTCATAATAGAACGGATTTGCTTCCACCATATAACCTGTCCATTGTTTATGTCGGGATAAATATGCCGTGTTGCTCTCTAGACCGTGTTGTACACCTATCTCAACAAACATTTTGTTCGTCGTTCCGATGCGAGCAAACAGTTCCTCAATAATGCCGTCCTCGCCATTTTGGGAGAACCATTTCCGTTCATAATAATTAATGCTATCACTATAGCTGAAAATGTACATCATGCAGCACCCCTTTCATCCTAGTAGCAACAGCAGCTCTATATGTATATATATTGCATCTCCTGTTAAAAGGAATGGGCAGGCAGTAGCGTGCCACGCATAAAAAATGCCCTTATTTTTCCTTGTGCGTGATTGACAAGTATTGTTCGGATTGATGATAATATAAATAATAATGAAAATCATTATCAAGTAAAGTCTAGTACATAGCATTACGTGTTTGTCCAAATGAGGAGGGATTCGTATGGAGTACAGATTGGAAAAAGATACGTTAGGCGAAGTGAAGGTGCCGGCACATAAACTGTGGGGAGCGCAAACACAGCGCAGCTTCGAGAACTTTAATATCGGCACGGAGCACATGCCAGAGCAGCTTATTCGCGTGTTCGCGATTCTTAAAAAGAGCGCGGCTTTAGTGAATGAGCAACTAGGCAAGCTCGACAGCAAGAAGGCGAAAGCGATTGTTGCGGCGGCTGATGAGGTCATTGAAGGTGATTGGGACGAGCATTTCCCGCTCGTCGTATGGCAGACAGGCAGCGGTACACAGACGAACATGAACGTAAACGAAGTCATTGCTAACCGAGCCAATCAATTGTTGCAACAGAGCGGCGATTCGCTTAGTGTGCACCCGAATGATGACGTCAATAAGTCGCAAAGTTCGAACGACACGTTCCCGACGGCTATGCATGTAGCTGCACTGATCGCGGTTGAAGATCAGGTGCTACCTGCTATTCGCAAACTAAAGGACACGTTGCGTCAAAAGAGCGAGCAATACGAGCACATTATTAAGATAGGCCGCACTCATTTGCAGGACGCTACACCGCTAACGCTAGGCCAAGAGATTAGCGGCTGGCATCGTATGCTGGAGAAGAGTGAAGGCATGATTCAGGCCAGCATGGCAACGTTAAGCGAGCTGGCGATTGGCGGCACAGCTGTCGGCACGGGCATTAATGCTCATCCGCGCTTTGGCGAGCTGGTGGCGGAGCAGATTAGCCAAGAGACAGGCAAGCCATTCGTATCGGCGAGCAATAAATTTCACGCCTTAACGAGCCATGATGAGCTTGTGTACGTGCACGGCGCCTTAAAAGCGTTGGCGGCTGATCTGATGAAGATCGCCAACGATATTAGATGGCTTTCCAGTGGGCCGCGCAGCGGACTGGGCGAAATCTCGATTCCTGCCAATGAACCAGGCAGCTCTATTATGCCAGGTAAAGTGAATCCAACGCAGAGCGAAGCGTTGACGATGGTCGTGTGCCAAGTGATGGGCAACGACGCCGCAATTGGATTTGCGGCGAGCCAAGGTAACTTTGAATTGAACGTGTTTAAGCCCGTTATTATATATAACTTCTTGCAATCATGCAGGTTGTTAGCCGACTCACTTGTGTCATTCAATGACAACTGTGCGGTCGGTATTGAGCCGAATGTCGACGTCATTAAAGACCATCTTGAACGGTCGCTGATGCTCGTTACGGCATTAAATCCACATATCGGCTACGAAAATGCAGCAGCTGTAGCCAAAATGGCGCACAAAGAAGGATTGACTCTGCGGGAAGCAGCATTAAAATCCAATTTGCTGACAGAGGAGCAGTTTGACCAAGTCGTACGGCCTGAACTGATGATCCATCCTAAAGCGTAACGGCTCGTAATAGGCGGTACTGCCCTTGTCATGAAGGAAGGAGCGACTATACGTAATGTGGCAAATTGTGAATATAGCTCAGCACACGTACGGGTTTCAGCCGGAGCATCGCCGCGATGAGGTATGGGCGGCTACAGCGTTCGTGCAGGAACAGGAAGCAGACATTCAAGTGAATGTCGATATCCATATGTACGCGATTTCCAGCGACGGGGAGTACGAGCAGTTGCTGGAGGCGGTACGTTATTTTGCGGATGTAATCGAGCAAAGAAACGGCAAGCATGTCGGGTCTATTCAGTACACATGTAAAGGTGTGCTAGCGAACGGTGTCAACGTTGATGTGCCTGTGACAACCGATAAGCATGGATATAAATTGGTCGATACCGTATTTACGGAGAAGCGATAAATAGGAGAGGGCAGTCGAGTTCGTGGCTGTCCTCTTTTGTTGCATTTTTTTAAAAATATCTCACGATTGAACAACGTAATAAAAAATAATTAGTACTTGACCCTTACGTATACGTGAGGGTGTAAGATGACGGTATCAGCATCAATACTACACGCATTGGCTTAGGAGGATGACCGTGTATACCATCGGAAAAGTGTCTAAAGAAACGAACATTTCGATCCGAACTTTGCACTACTATGATGAAATTGGTTTGCTAAATCCGTCCGTAAATAAGGTCGGCCATCGCATTTACGTTACAGACGATATGATGAGGCTTCAGCATATTACAGCCCTTAAAAAGCTAGGGTTTAAGCTGGCGCAAATTAAAGAGCTGTTGGGCGAGCAAGGAGAGCTTTCGGCAGAGCAGCGGTGGAAAGATGCGCTGGATATGCAAACAGACGCTGTATATCAGGAGATAGAGAAGCTTCGCCAGTTGCAAAAGCTACTGCATGTCACGAGGCACGCGGTGGAGATGACAGGTGAAGTACGGGCAGAGGACATATTTAGGTTTATTAAAGCGCTCCATGTAGACCCAGAAGAGCGAGCAATCTTTCGCGAGCAGAACTTTACAACAGAAGAGCGAGAAATCATCGAGCAGCTTCCAGATCTGCTAGACAATGATGAGCGTTCCCGAAGATGGGCCAAATTGTTGCGTGAAGCTCGCGTGCTCATGGATGAATTTAATGAACCGCCAGACTCACCGCGTGCGCAGCAATTCGCAGAGACGATTGTAAATTTTGCAATGGAAGTATTTCAAGATAACGAGGAACTTGCCGATAAGTATTGGGAAATAGTACGTCCTCAGCCTGGGGAGTCGGAGAAAGTGTATGGATTAAGCTCTGATGTGATGGTGTACATGGATCGACTTGTTAACGTGTGGCTGCAACACAATCCGCAAGAGGCTGGGCGTAAAGGCTCTGGGTTGCGAATAATTGACCATGATTCAAATGGAAGGGATGATACAAATGGATAAAAGTAAACGGAAAATGAGTCCAAGCACAGCGTGGCTGCTACTCGTCGTAGCAGGATTGCTGGAGATTGTATGGGCCTCAGGTTTCAAATATGAACAAGTGCCGCAAATTGTAGTTCTCATCGCCTTAATAGCCAGCTTTAATCTGCTTATTTCGACCGCACAAGTTCTTCCGATCGGTACGGTGTATGCTGTGTTTGCAGGCTTTGGCACGATTGGTACCGTTGTGGTGGATGTGGCGATGGGCGAGCAAGAAATAAGTTTATTAAAAATTGCGATTATCGTCTTTTTGCTAGTATGTATCGTAGGGTTGAAGCTAACAGGGACTGATAGTAAGACTGGTAATGAGCGCAAAGGAAGTGGAGTCTAATGGCGTGGCTATATTTGATCGTTGCGGGCTTGTTTGAGATTGTAGGCGTTATCGGAATTAAGCGAACTGCACAACATAACAGTTGGCTGAACAATGCCATTTTGTTCGGTGGATTTTTTATAAGTTTTAAATTTCTATTGGCGGCTATGGAAACGATCCCACTCTCTACGGCTTATGCGGTCTGGACAGGAATCGGTACGGTTGGCTCGGCTCTTGTAGGCATCATGTTCTACAAAGAACCTAAAGGCATCATGCGAATCATGTGTGTGTTTGGCATTATCGCGGCTGTCATTAGCTTGAAGCTCGTTAGTTAGTCGTGAATTGAGAGAGTCCCTTTTAAAGTCGTTAGGTTCTAATCTAGGTTGTGTTGAAAAAGCGATCGTTTCTCTGTGTTAGACAAGAGGGACGGTCGTTTTGTGTATATGGAAAAGGTGAGTATTGACAACACGAAGGTAAATCCTTTATATTTATCTTGAAATCAAGATATAATAAACGGAATATTTATTTTTATACATATCATTTACGGCCAGCATGGTCGGAGGGGGTACACCTTACATATGACGACTATATCGGAGTCCTCAATTTTTTCGGATATTGTAAAGCAGCGCCGTTCAGCGATGAAGTTTGTTCCTGGTGTTGAAATATCAGATGGAGAGCTGGAGCA harbors:
- a CDS encoding MBL fold metallo-hydrolase — protein: MFIRSFYNDGLSQLSYLVGCQKTGEAMVVDPIRDVYPYLELAKAEGFTITAVAETHIHADYVSGALELGKAHGATLYLSDEGDENWKYGYVKEVNHRLLKDGDHFQIGNIHVEVWHTPGHTPESLSFLLTDKGGGANEPMGIFTGDFVFVGDVGRPDLLEKAVGLVGTAAVGASQMFASLQKFKQLPEYLQIWPAHGAGSACGKALGAVHSSTIGYEKRFNWALSHTEEEAFIEALLEGQSEPPSYFARMKQINKEGPGLLSSLPELKNWDTAIMMLPYLIENGAIVLDARSASQFAQGHIVGSFNIPYHRSLTNWAGSLLSHERATYLLVDQEHVLPIVRQLRAVGIDQIIGFIHADLLQSTQDYGFTQQTYREVNPQGEDMIADRIAAKEVYVIDVRSEQEWREGHLAEARHIPLGQLTKYLDILPKDKQLLFVCRSGVRSAIATSVLQAHGFSEVSNLCGGLMSWRQAGLPFITE
- the fumC gene encoding class II fumarate hydratase — protein: MEYRLEKDTLGEVKVPAHKLWGAQTQRSFENFNIGTEHMPEQLIRVFAILKKSAALVNEQLGKLDSKKAKAIVAAADEVIEGDWDEHFPLVVWQTGSGTQTNMNVNEVIANRANQLLQQSGDSLSVHPNDDVNKSQSSNDTFPTAMHVAALIAVEDQVLPAIRKLKDTLRQKSEQYEHIIKIGRTHLQDATPLTLGQEISGWHRMLEKSEGMIQASMATLSELAIGGTAVGTGINAHPRFGELVAEQISQETGKPFVSASNKFHALTSHDELVYVHGALKALAADLMKIANDIRWLSSGPRSGLGEISIPANEPGSSIMPGKVNPTQSEALTMVVCQVMGNDAAIGFAASQGNFELNVFKPVIIYNFLQSCRLLADSLVSFNDNCAVGIEPNVDVIKDHLERSLMLVTALNPHIGYENAAAVAKMAHKEGLTLREAALKSNLLTEEQFDQVVRPELMIHPKA
- a CDS encoding MerR family transcriptional regulator; its protein translation is MYTIGKVSKETNISIRTLHYYDEIGLLNPSVNKVGHRIYVTDDMMRLQHITALKKLGFKLAQIKELLGEQGELSAEQRWKDALDMQTDAVYQEIEKLRQLQKLLHVTRHAVEMTGEVRAEDIFRFIKALHVDPEERAIFREQNFTTEEREIIEQLPDLLDNDERSRRWAKLLREARVLMDEFNEPPDSPRAQQFAETIVNFAMEVFQDNEELADKYWEIVRPQPGESEKVYGLSSDVMVYMDRLVNVWLQHNPQEAGRKGSGLRIIDHDSNGRDDTNG
- a CDS encoding DMT family transporter — encoded protein: MDKSKRKMSPSTAWLLLVVAGLLEIVWASGFKYEQVPQIVVLIALIASFNLLISTAQVLPIGTVYAVFAGFGTIGTVVVDVAMGEQEISLLKIAIIVFLLVCIVGLKLTGTDSKTGNERKGSGV
- a CDS encoding DMT family transporter, whose amino-acid sequence is MAWLYLIVAGLFEIVGVIGIKRTAQHNSWLNNAILFGGFFISFKFLLAAMETIPLSTAYAVWTGIGTVGSALVGIMFYKEPKGIMRIMCVFGIIAAVISLKLVS